DNA from Lates calcarifer isolate ASB-BC8 linkage group LG14, TLL_Latcal_v3, whole genome shotgun sequence:
TCCTGTTCAGTTGGATAGAGGCCAATAAATTCATCTAAAAGAGAGGAGTTGCTGCATCTTCTCTGACCGGAGGATTAGGCCAGTATATATACAGCCAGCGTGTCATCACAGAAGCTGTTCCGTTACATATGCTGTAGTTAGTTACACTGCCTGCTGACTGGGGTTAAGAGTCTGAAATACACTTTTTTTACTCGATGTATTTGTCTCAGGTTTACAGTTCTCCACTGGGACCTCTGGGTGACGGAGGAGACCAGGTTCAAGTCCCACTTCATAACCGCGACCAGCTCCATCTGCAATCTTCCCcatgatgaggatttaccacactgtCATCAGTGGATGAGACCATAGGCTGTATATAAAAAGATGAGACACTGCCAGCACTGATCACATAACTATCATACATAAGGTAAATTACttatgaatttaaaataccCTGAAAAAAACTTACAATAGGAGCTATGAAAACTCACCTACAGTGTCTTACCAGTCAGTCGTCCTTATGAGACTGATATattgttcttgttgttgtaaATTGTGTTCAACAACAAAGCCTAAATACAACACTAAACCACAACATCCAGAAATCACATTGAGTCATTGATTCAGTTTTACCTTTGATTTTACACGTGACACAGCGTCCTCTGTGAGGATCCTCGTTCCTGAGACGCAACATGAGCGCGCAGagtgacacacagctgtgacGTCAGTCAGAGAAAATGGCTTTTCTGGGCTTTTGAAAGTTTTACAAAGAGTAAAAGTCCATGGCTTTAAGATATAGAATAGAAAGAGTCATAACTGACTATGTTTGTAGCTGGAGGCGTCATGTCAACAGTTCTACAGGTGTCTCTTTTACAATGGTGGCCTATGGAGCCTGTTCTGATTCTAATCAAACACTTCGAGCTTCAGCGCACACTCAGGTGTTtgtacagaggaggagacaccAGCTCAGATcacactgttctctctctgtggtttacATCAATCAGCTGTCTGTAATGAGCAGGATGATACAGAGAAAGGAGGATGGTGATGAGTGAATGAAGTCAGACTGTAGATTCTCCTTGTTGGAACTTTgatgtcatgtgtttgtgtctcttcagctctgtctcctctcacagGGAGAAGATGATCTGCTGGATCCTGCTGCTCATCAAACTGAcctcctgtgtctgtggttaGTTTCCTCCTTCACTTTATTCTTCACTAACTAATCACTAATCAATAATACAAGTCCTCAGTTTGTCTGCtcctcactttccctctctgtctcctcagcaggaACATTTGTAGTGAATGTGACACAGACCTCCtatcaggcagaggagaaccaccacatcacactgGAGTGGACCTTCACCACCACAACTCACCGCTCTCTGGACTCTGTTTCTATCCTCTGTGAACTGATCCTTGATCAGAAAACCTCAGTCCTGTTTCATCTCCATGAGGGTGTTGAGGTCTCAGAGTCTCAGGATGAAGAGTTTTCAGGACGAGTCCAGTTTGACAAAGACGTCCTCAGAGAAGGACGAATCAGACTTCATGTGTCCAGACTCAGGACTGAGGA
Protein-coding regions in this window:
- the LOC108873693 gene encoding uncharacterized protein LOC108873693 isoform X2, encoding MICWILLLIKLTSCVCAGTFVVNVTQTSYQAEENHHITLEWTFTTTTHRSLDSVSILCELILDQKTSVLFHLHEGVEVSESQDEEFSGRVQFDKDVLREGRIRLHVSRLRTEDSGLYLCEVTTESGSSSNKCRVNVTAVDQPEPQRPTDRPGPESLGWISLYVGLGAAAAVLLVFILVVCCARHLTKSNNKRQIWSTVEVKSTRSKRTLSGGLN
- the LOC108873693 gene encoding uncharacterized protein LOC108873693 isoform X1, with amino-acid sequence MICWILLLIKLTSCVCAGTFVVNVTQTSYQAEENHHITLEWTFTTTTHRSLDSVSILCELILDQKTSVLFHLHEGVEVSESQDEEFSGRVQFDKDVLREGRIRLHVSRLRTEDSGLYLCEVTTESGSSSNKCRVNVTAAVDQPEPQRPTDRPGPESLGWISLYVGLGAAAAVLLVFILVVCCARHLTKSNNKRQIWSTVEVKSTRSKRTLSGGLN